A window from Aliamphritea hakodatensis encodes these proteins:
- a CDS encoding response regulator transcription factor produces the protein MENKKILIVEDQDEIADLLQLHLSDLGAEITRVSDGHSGMRMACSMDWDLLILDIQLPGPSGLEICRSVRRNQNYVPILLLTCRSSELDRVLGLDLGADDYITKPFSVMELIARIKAMFRRVSAIQNANPKEQDTLRLGKLSIDEKLHEVKLAGKTIDLTAREFDLLRYFACQPGRVFRRSELLDNVWGYGHAGYEHTVNSHINRLRAKIEHDSNNPEIIVTVWGVGYKLDTERLSL, from the coding sequence ATGGAAAATAAGAAAATACTCATCGTAGAAGATCAGGACGAAATTGCCGATCTGTTACAATTGCACCTCTCGGATCTGGGTGCCGAAATCACCCGCGTCAGTGACGGCCACAGCGGTATGCGTATGGCCTGCAGTATGGACTGGGACTTACTGATTCTGGATATCCAGTTACCCGGCCCGTCCGGGCTGGAAATATGTCGCAGCGTCAGACGTAACCAGAACTATGTGCCGATTCTGCTGCTTACCTGCCGTTCCAGCGAGCTGGACCGGGTACTGGGGCTGGATCTGGGGGCCGATGACTACATCACAAAACCCTTCAGCGTGATGGAGCTTATTGCCCGCATTAAAGCGATGTTCCGCCGGGTCAGCGCCATTCAGAACGCCAATCCCAAAGAGCAGGACACTCTGAGACTGGGAAAGCTATCCATCGACGAAAAACTCCATGAAGTAAAACTGGCAGGCAAAACCATCGACCTGACCGCCCGGGAATTTGACCTGCTGCGTTACTTTGCCTGCCAGCCGGGCCGGGTCTTCCGCCGTTCCGAATTACTGGACAATGTCTGGGGTTACGGCCACGCCGGCTACGAGCATACGGTCAACTCCCATATCAACCGGCTGCGGGCAAAAATTGAACATGATTCCAACAACCCGGAAATCATCGTCACCGTCTGGGGGGTAGGCTATAAGCTGGATACCGAGAGGCTCAGCCTGTGA
- a CDS encoding enoyl-CoA hydratase-related protein, whose amino-acid sequence MSDLLSDHNSPLLAERHGRVVVLRLNRPAVLNALNSQLMQLLVSTCSELDADPDTGCIILTGNERAFAAGADIEELAAQRHLDMFQQGFFEPWDRFAALRTPIIAAVSGYALGGGCELAMMCDMIFAADNARFGQPEVKIGVTPGMGGSQRLTRLVGKSRAMDMILTGRMMNAQEAERAGLAARVVPADALFSTALEAAQQIAGYSKAVTMTAKEMVRQAEQTSLQDGVLFERRSYYALYGSEDQIEGMQAFMEKRPAVFRR is encoded by the coding sequence ATGTCTGACTTGCTATCCGATCATAACAGCCCCCTGCTGGCTGAACGCCACGGCAGAGTGGTGGTGCTGCGGCTCAACCGTCCGGCGGTGCTGAACGCCCTCAACAGCCAGCTGATGCAGCTGCTGGTCAGCACCTGCAGCGAACTGGATGCTGATCCCGATACCGGCTGCATCATTCTCACCGGTAACGAACGGGCTTTCGCCGCCGGTGCAGACATTGAAGAGCTGGCCGCACAGCGGCATCTGGATATGTTTCAGCAAGGATTCTTTGAACCTTGGGACCGGTTTGCCGCTCTAAGAACTCCGATAATCGCTGCGGTATCCGGCTACGCCTTAGGCGGCGGCTGTGAACTGGCTATGATGTGCGACATGATTTTTGCCGCCGACAACGCCCGTTTCGGCCAGCCGGAAGTCAAAATTGGCGTCACCCCCGGCATGGGCGGCTCGCAACGGCTGACCCGGCTGGTAGGTAAATCACGGGCCATGGATATGATCCTCACCGGCCGGATGATGAATGCGCAGGAGGCTGAACGCGCCGGTCTGGCCGCCAGAGTGGTCCCGGCAGATGCGCTGTTCAGCACCGCGCTGGAAGCCGCTCAGCAAATTGCAGGCTACAGCAAAGCCGTCACCATGACCGCCAAGGAAATGGTCAGGCAGGCAGAGCAAACCAGCCTGCAGGACGGCGTACTGTTCGAACGGCGCAGCTACTATGCCCTCTACGGCAGCGAGGATCAGATCGAAGGTATGCAGGCGTTTATGGAAAAACGCCCGGCGGTATTCCGGCGTTGA
- a CDS encoding sensor histidine kinase, translated as MTPAESAGQSAGRMQKGLISTLNTRLSLALMFIVIAVGVAVMLVSQNWMRAYYEELTQKLNFSIAMYVTDTYSLITQNGDTARVQVDAIEALAQQAMVINPLAEVYLLDARGNILAHALQDDNLARRNIPLGPLQAFIRGDIEYPLRGADPRHTDAEKVFSAAEIRQNGQLQGYLYVILGGQLYDNIEDGIQDSYSRSMVLVAIAVITLAAILAGWLIFRLLVRRLGMLSQAMHSFSEQNLDHCRNDLQQPAQAPLPKDEIDLLAQTFERMSEKIGMQFEMLREADQTRRELISNVSHDLRTPLSTIQGYLETLLIKNSSLNDTERMAFLRTAMHSSHRLGQLIQDLFELSKLEAKQMSASCERFSLAELVFDTIQEFRLQAEAKNIHIEVVNLQNSAFVYADISLIQRVFENLLRNAVTYTPANGEIRLQIEADAARPQGAISISIADNGQGISPEHLPHIFDRFYTQQQAKSTNTGSTGLGLAIVKRILELHSSEIEVQSQLNQGSCFRFSLQAAA; from the coding sequence GTGACCCCGGCTGAATCTGCCGGTCAGTCAGCCGGGCGAATGCAGAAAGGCTTAATCAGCACCTTGAATACCCGGCTATCACTGGCGCTGATGTTCATTGTTATTGCCGTGGGCGTGGCGGTTATGCTGGTCAGCCAGAACTGGATGCGGGCTTATTATGAAGAGCTGACTCAAAAACTGAATTTCAGCATTGCCATGTACGTCACCGACACGTACAGCCTGATCACTCAGAACGGCGATACCGCCCGGGTGCAGGTCGATGCGATCGAAGCCCTCGCCCAGCAGGCAATGGTAATAAACCCGCTGGCAGAAGTGTACCTGCTGGATGCCCGGGGCAATATTCTCGCCCATGCCCTGCAGGACGATAATCTCGCCCGGCGCAACATTCCGCTAGGCCCCTTGCAGGCCTTTATCCGGGGCGACATTGAATACCCGTTACGCGGTGCAGACCCCCGCCATACCGATGCTGAAAAAGTATTCTCTGCTGCTGAAATCCGCCAGAACGGTCAGTTACAGGGGTATCTGTACGTGATTCTGGGCGGCCAGCTGTACGACAACATTGAAGATGGCATTCAGGACAGTTACAGCCGTTCCATGGTACTGGTCGCCATTGCCGTGATTACCCTGGCGGCGATCCTCGCTGGCTGGCTGATTTTCCGGTTACTGGTCCGCCGTTTAGGCATGCTCAGCCAGGCCATGCACAGCTTCAGCGAACAGAACCTGGATCACTGCCGTAACGACCTGCAGCAGCCGGCACAGGCCCCCCTGCCTAAAGATGAAATAGACTTACTGGCGCAGACATTTGAACGGATGTCAGAAAAAATCGGCATGCAGTTTGAGATGCTCCGTGAAGCAGACCAGACCCGCCGGGAGCTGATCAGCAATGTCTCCCACGACCTTCGCACCCCGTTATCGACCATTCAGGGCTATCTGGAAACCCTGCTGATCAAAAACAGCAGCCTGAATGACACCGAACGTATGGCGTTTCTGCGCACCGCCATGCACAGTTCGCACCGGCTGGGGCAACTGATTCAGGATTTATTCGAGTTATCTAAGCTGGAAGCCAAGCAAATGAGCGCCAGCTGTGAACGCTTTTCACTGGCTGAGCTGGTGTTCGATACCATTCAGGAATTCCGCTTACAGGCGGAGGCCAAAAATATTCACATTGAAGTGGTCAACCTGCAGAACAGCGCTTTTGTCTATGCGGATATCAGTCTGATTCAGCGGGTCTTTGAAAACCTGCTGCGCAATGCGGTTACCTACACGCCTGCAAATGGTGAAATCCGCCTGCAAATTGAAGCGGACGCTGCCCGGCCGCAGGGCGCTATCAGCATCAGTATTGCTGATAATGGTCAGGGAATCAGCCCGGAACACCTGCCGCATATATTTGACCGTTTCTATACCCAGCAGCAGGCCAAAAGTACCAATACCGGCTCCACCGGGCTGGGGCTGGCGATTGTAAAACGTATTCTTGAACTGCACAGCAGTGAAATCGAGGTACAAAGTCAGCTGAATCAGGGCAGTTGCTTCCGCTTTTCCCTGCAGGCTGCGGCCTGA
- the dctP gene encoding TRAP transporter substrate-binding protein DctP: protein MSVSWCKSYLLPASLLLTFCLSLSGCIDQEPDTISWRLQTQATKESIDYKGLVELADNVSKMSSGRLQLEIIPSCEVPAGPDIYTAVQERRIEMGNGWPNWWSGQHPAWALMNAGPFDFMNLDASMMFFLAGDGTKLANTLSSPDGIMWRPAWWPGMEFGLISREPITGLDDLRNKKVRIGPGLPSEVLTAAAGAYTIPLVPNEIRPALENGDIDAVEWTTARGAWDLGLHDIGKNAIVPAIWQPSVLSDFLINQAAYDELAPDLQAILESAIKSYTLSITMKAKVSDFKAFKQLAGSGVNINRWSQEDIDRWREESDKVLVKYAQRDPLTKEIIEKKRNFKKEFNQYYDWFGNYEQQ from the coding sequence ATGAGCGTCTCCTGGTGCAAGTCGTATCTGCTGCCAGCCAGCCTGTTGTTAACATTCTGTCTTAGTCTGAGTGGCTGTATTGATCAGGAACCGGACACGATTTCCTGGCGTTTACAAACCCAGGCAACCAAAGAAAGTATCGATTATAAGGGGCTTGTGGAACTGGCGGATAACGTCAGTAAAATGAGTTCCGGCCGCCTGCAGCTGGAAATTATCCCCAGCTGTGAAGTGCCCGCCGGACCGGATATTTACACCGCGGTTCAGGAGCGCCGTATTGAAATGGGTAACGGCTGGCCGAACTGGTGGTCCGGTCAGCACCCGGCATGGGCCCTGATGAATGCCGGCCCGTTTGACTTCATGAACCTCGATGCTTCCATGATGTTCTTCCTCGCCGGCGACGGTACCAAACTGGCTAACACCCTCTCCTCGCCTGACGGCATTATGTGGCGACCGGCCTGGTGGCCGGGCATGGAATTTGGCCTGATCTCCAGAGAGCCCATCACCGGGCTGGATGATCTGCGTAACAAAAAAGTCAGGATTGGCCCGGGGCTGCCCAGTGAAGTACTGACCGCCGCTGCCGGTGCCTACACCATACCGCTGGTGCCGAACGAAATCCGTCCGGCACTGGAAAACGGCGACATTGATGCGGTTGAATGGACCACCGCGCGCGGTGCCTGGGATCTGGGCCTGCATGACATCGGCAAAAATGCCATTGTCCCGGCAATCTGGCAACCATCAGTATTATCTGATTTCCTGATCAACCAGGCGGCCTATGACGAATTGGCGCCGGATCTGCAGGCCATCCTGGAGTCGGCCATTAAATCTTATACCCTGAGCATCACCATGAAGGCCAAAGTCTCTGACTTTAAAGCCTTTAAGCAACTCGCCGGCAGTGGTGTCAACATCAACCGGTGGTCGCAGGAAGACATCGACCGCTGGCGTGAAGAGTCAGATAAAGTACTGGTTAAGTACGCCCAGAGGGACCCGCTGACAAAAGAAATTATTGAGAAAAAGCGCAACTTTAAAAAGGAATTTAACCAGTATTACGACTGGTTCGGGAATTATGAGCAGCAATGA